From Sinorhizobium sp. B11:
AACGGGAAAAGCCGGCGAAAGCCACGCCGTCAGGCGCAACAAGGCCTGCAGCTCACGATCCTCGGCCATCAAGCGTCAATCGTGTTTATGATTGTGGTGGCCGTGGTCATGCCCATGCTCGTGGTCATGATGATCATGGTCGGGATGGTCGTGGTGATCGTGGTCGTGGTGATCGTGACCATGGTCATGGCCGTGATCGTGATGATCATGACCATGACCATGACCATGCGAATGTCCGCCATGGGAATGATAGGCGCCACGCGCCGGCTGGAAGGGCTCTTCGATGTCGAGCACCATCGCGCCCAACCCCTGCAGCATGGTGCGGATGACATGATCGCGCAGGATCACGATGCGATCCTCCTCGATCTGCGCAGAGAGATGACGGTTGCCGAGATGCCAGGCAAGTTCGATCAGATGCGCGCGGTCGCGGCCGCGCACCTCGAACAGCTTTTCGTTTGCGGCAAGGATTTCGATCAGTTCACCATCCTCGCGCACCAGCATGTCACCATTGGCAAAAAGCACCGGCTCCTTGAGATCGAGCATCACCATCTCGCCGTTCTCCAGATGCAGGAGCTTGCGGCGCAGGTGCCGCAGATCGTGCGGCAGCTTGACCTGTGAGGTCGGG
This genomic window contains:
- the ureE gene encoding urease accessory protein UreE → MQRVTSYLPAGTPSSHPTSQVKLPHDLRHLRRKLLHLENGEMVMLDLKEPVLFANGDMLVREDGELIEILAANEKLFEVRGRDRAHLIELAWHLGNRHLSAQIEEDRIVILRDHVIRTMLQGLGAMVLDIEEPFQPARGAYHSHGGHSHGHGHGHDHHDHGHDHGHDHHDHDHHDHPDHDHHDHEHGHDHGHHNHKHD